Proteins encoded by one window of Superficieibacter sp. HKU1:
- a CDS encoding YchO/YchP family invasin, which yields MSREFLFLSPASLLLLLAGGVAHAQGAFVEQAKNPLDNNQDGLPDLGLAQPTHEGEKSLAEMAKAFGEASMTDNGLDAGEQARTFALGQARDALSSEVNQQLQSWLAPGTNASVELRVDDEGDFSGSRGSWFFPLQDLEHRLSWTQFGVTRQDEGLVTNAGIGQRWTAGHWLLGYNTFYDNLLDENLSRAGLGAEAWGENLRLSANYYEPLQNWHNTSMTLQQRMARGYDVTAAARLPFYQHLNTSLSLEQYFGESVDLFSNGTGEHNPMAVKLGLDYTPVPLVTLSAQHKQGEGGASQNDVGLKLNYRFGVPLKKQLEANEVAASRSLRGSRYDAVQRSTLPVMESRQRKTLSVYLATPPWDLKPGETVALKLQIRSSFGIKTLEWQGDTQPLSLTPPANGNSADGWTIIMPAWDYTEGAENRWRLAVTVEDQRGQRVSSNEIVLALTEPLVAFKNENMP from the coding sequence ATGTCCAGAGAATTCCTCTTTTTATCCCCCGCGTCATTACTCTTGCTACTGGCAGGCGGTGTGGCGCATGCCCAGGGCGCATTCGTCGAGCAGGCGAAAAATCCGCTGGACAATAATCAGGATGGCCTGCCGGATTTAGGTCTCGCCCAGCCCACCCATGAAGGTGAAAAAAGCCTCGCTGAAATGGCGAAGGCGTTTGGCGAAGCGAGTATGACCGATAACGGGCTGGATGCCGGAGAGCAGGCCAGAACGTTTGCCCTCGGGCAGGCGCGTGACGCATTGAGTTCCGAGGTCAATCAGCAGTTGCAGAGCTGGCTGGCACCGGGCACCAATGCCAGCGTCGAGCTGCGCGTTGATGACGAGGGCGACTTTTCCGGCAGTCGCGGTAGCTGGTTTTTCCCGTTGCAGGATCTTGAGCATCGGTTGAGCTGGACCCAGTTTGGCGTCACCCGCCAGGACGAGGGACTGGTGACTAACGCGGGCATCGGTCAGCGCTGGACCGCCGGACACTGGCTGCTCGGCTACAACACCTTTTATGACAACCTGCTTGACGAAAACCTGTCAAGGGCCGGGCTGGGCGCGGAAGCGTGGGGCGAAAACCTGCGGCTGTCGGCGAATTATTACGAACCGCTGCAAAACTGGCACAACACCTCCATGACCCTCCAGCAGCGGATGGCGCGCGGTTACGACGTGACCGCCGCAGCCCGTTTGCCGTTTTATCAGCATTTGAATACCAGCCTCAGCCTAGAGCAGTATTTTGGTGAAAGCGTGGATTTGTTCAGCAACGGTACGGGCGAACATAACCCGATGGCGGTGAAACTGGGGCTGGATTATACCCCGGTACCGCTGGTGACGCTCAGCGCACAGCACAAACAGGGTGAGGGTGGAGCCAGTCAGAACGATGTCGGGCTGAAGCTTAACTATCGCTTTGGCGTGCCGCTGAAAAAGCAGCTTGAGGCCAACGAAGTGGCGGCCAGCCGCTCGCTGCGCGGCAGCCGTTACGACGCAGTACAGCGAAGCACATTGCCGGTGATGGAATCGCGCCAGCGTAAAACGCTGTCGGTATACCTGGCGACCCCGCCGTGGGATCTGAAGCCTGGCGAGACGGTGGCGCTTAAGTTACAAATCCGCAGCAGTTTTGGCATTAAAACGCTGGAGTGGCAGGGCGATACGCAGCCGCTCAGCCTGACGCCGCCGGCCAACGGCAACTCCGCCGACGGCTGGACCATTATTATGCCGGCGTGGGATTATACCGAGGGTGCGGAAAACCGCTGGAGACTGGCGGTAACGGTGGAAGATCAACGCGGGCAGCGCGTCTCATCCAATGAGATCGTGCTGGCGCTGACCGAACCGCTGGTGGCGTTCAAAAATGAGAACATGCCGTAG
- a CDS encoding methyl-accepting chemotaxis protein, producing the protein MFRSIRTRIIAATAACLAIALLLNTVINYQVTRHNNQRSQQEIIASAQASHGMAITDWASGKLAMIASLQPAALSADPIPVLSQIARAGGFINVYVGYASHTAKFSDANGIPADYDPTIRPWYQQAAKDNAPVVTAPYVDAGTGKLVVTFAVPVSENGELKAVVAGDVSMDNVVANVREIHPTPASSGLLLDSDGTIIAASDPALTLKPFSEMVRGADVAALAAGKTVEGQLGGADKILSATPVKGTHWRLVIALDRKDATAGMVSLLKASALSLIILVLLGGAVVHAIVAALLRRLLTIRDAMLAISNGTNDLSQRLPEKGHDEIAQIAHAFNAFSDKLAVVMVQLRDASASVQTAAREIAAGNQDLSTRTEQASSSLRETASAVEQITASVTQSTESAADANEQAQKASKAASRGGEVVSHAIETMQTIESASTKIGDITSVIDGIAFQTNILALNASVEAARAGEQGRGFAVVAGEVRNLASRSAQAAKEIKSLIDATTDSVATGSRYVRLAGESMQDIVASIGSVSGIMREISVASSEQMRGIREINHAVNDLDRMVQQNAELVVESAAAAGALQGQAGDLAETAGHFRI; encoded by the coding sequence ATGTTCAGGTCCATTCGCACTCGCATCATTGCCGCAACGGCCGCCTGTTTAGCCATTGCCCTTCTTCTTAACACCGTGATTAATTACCAGGTTACCCGGCATAATAATCAGCGTTCGCAGCAGGAGATCATCGCCAGCGCGCAGGCCAGCCACGGCATGGCGATTACGGACTGGGCCAGCGGTAAACTGGCGATGATCGCCTCCCTGCAACCCGCCGCCCTGTCTGCCGATCCGATCCCGGTACTGTCGCAGATCGCCCGCGCGGGCGGATTTATTAACGTTTATGTTGGCTACGCCAGCCATACGGCAAAATTTTCCGACGCTAACGGCATTCCTGCGGATTACGATCCGACCATCCGCCCGTGGTATCAGCAGGCGGCAAAAGATAACGCTCCGGTTGTTACAGCCCCCTATGTCGATGCCGGAACCGGTAAGCTGGTGGTGACATTCGCCGTGCCGGTCAGCGAAAACGGCGAACTGAAAGCCGTTGTTGCCGGGGATGTCTCAATGGATAACGTGGTCGCTAACGTGCGGGAAATCCACCCGACGCCGGCCAGTAGCGGACTTCTGCTCGACAGTGACGGTACCATTATTGCCGCCAGCGATCCGGCCCTGACCTTAAAGCCGTTTAGCGAAATGGTGCGCGGCGCGGACGTTGCCGCACTGGCGGCAGGCAAAACCGTGGAAGGCCAACTTGGCGGCGCGGACAAAATATTGTCGGCTACTCCGGTTAAAGGCACCCACTGGCGGTTGGTCATCGCCCTCGATCGCAAGGATGCTACCGCCGGAATGGTTTCGCTGCTGAAAGCCTCGGCATTGTCATTGATTATCCTGGTGCTGCTGGGTGGCGCGGTAGTCCATGCCATCGTTGCGGCGCTACTCAGACGACTGCTGACCATCCGCGATGCGATGCTCGCTATCAGCAACGGCACCAACGATTTATCGCAGCGCCTGCCGGAAAAGGGTCACGATGAAATCGCGCAAATTGCCCATGCCTTTAACGCCTTCAGCGATAAGCTTGCGGTGGTGATGGTGCAACTGCGTGACGCCAGCGCCTCGGTCCAGACCGCGGCGCGCGAAATCGCCGCCGGTAATCAGGATCTGTCCACCCGTACCGAGCAAGCGTCCTCCAGCCTGCGTGAAACCGCCAGCGCCGTTGAGCAGATCACCGCCTCGGTCACCCAGTCCACCGAATCCGCCGCCGATGCCAACGAGCAGGCGCAAAAAGCCAGCAAGGCCGCGTCGCGCGGCGGCGAAGTGGTATCTCACGCCATTGAGACAATGCAAACCATTGAGAGCGCGTCGACCAAAATCGGCGATATCACCAGCGTGATTGACGGTATTGCTTTCCAGACCAATATTCTGGCGCTGAACGCGTCGGTGGAAGCGGCGCGGGCCGGAGAACAGGGGCGCGGTTTTGCCGTGGTGGCGGGGGAAGTGCGCAACCTTGCCAGCCGCAGCGCGCAGGCGGCGAAGGAAATTAAATCGCTTATTGATGCGACTACCGACAGCGTGGCCACCGGCTCACGCTATGTCCGGCTGGCGGGTGAAAGTATGCAGGATATCGTGGCCAGTATCGGTAGCGTATCCGGCATTATGCGCGAAATCAGCGTCGCCAGCAGCGAGCAGATGCGCGGGATCCGTGAGATAAACCATGCCGTCAACGACCTTGACCGCATGGTGCAGCAGAATGCGGAACTGGTGGTGGAATCTGCCGCCGCTGCCGGAGCGTTACAGGGCCAGGCGGGCGACCTTGCTGAAACGGCGGGTCATTTCCGCATTTAA
- the narH gene encoding nitrate reductase subunit beta yields MKIRSQVGMVLNLDKCIGCHTCSVTCKNVWTSREGMEYAWFNNVESKPGTGYPNQWENQDKWKGGWIRKINGKLQPRMGNRALLLGKIFANPHLPGIDDYYEPFDYDYQHLHNAPEGKHQPIARPRSLITGQRMNKITTGPNWEEILGGEFEKRAKDQNFQNMQKAMYGQFENTFMMYLPRLCEHCLNPACVATCPSGAIYKREEDGIVLIDQDKCRGWRMCITGCPYKKIYFNWKSGKSEKCIFCYPRIEAGQPTVCSETCVGRIRYLGVLLYDADAIEQAAGTENEKDLYERQLSIFLNPNDPAVIAQALKDGVPQSVIDAAQQSPVYKMAMDWKLALPLHPEYRTLPMVWYVPPLSPIQSAADAGELGSNGILPDVDSLRIPVEYLANMLTAGDTKPVLLALKRMLAMRHYKRAETVDGKLDTRALEEVGLSEAQAQEMYRYLAIANYEDRFVIPSSHRELARDAFPEKSGCGFTFGDGCHGSDSKFNLFNSRRIDAIDVTTRTEPHQ; encoded by the coding sequence ATGAAAATTCGTTCACAAGTCGGCATGGTGCTGAATCTTGATAAATGCATCGGCTGCCACACCTGTTCCGTGACCTGTAAGAACGTCTGGACCAGCCGCGAAGGGATGGAGTACGCGTGGTTTAACAACGTCGAAAGTAAACCCGGCACCGGCTACCCGAACCAGTGGGAAAATCAGGATAAGTGGAAGGGCGGCTGGATCCGTAAAATCAACGGCAAACTGCAACCGCGTATGGGCAACCGCGCGCTGCTGCTGGGGAAAATCTTTGCTAACCCGCATCTACCGGGCATCGATGATTACTACGAGCCGTTTGACTACGACTATCAGCACCTGCACAACGCGCCGGAAGGCAAGCATCAGCCGATCGCCCGTCCGCGCTCGCTGATCACCGGCCAGCGGATGAACAAAATCACCACCGGCCCGAACTGGGAAGAGATCCTCGGCGGTGAGTTTGAGAAGCGCGCCAAAGATCAGAACTTCCAGAATATGCAGAAGGCGATGTACGGCCAGTTCGAAAACACCTTCATGATGTACCTGCCGCGCCTGTGCGAGCACTGCCTTAACCCGGCGTGCGTCGCGACCTGCCCGAGCGGCGCCATCTACAAGCGTGAAGAAGACGGCATCGTGCTGATCGACCAGGACAAGTGCCGCGGCTGGCGGATGTGTATCACCGGCTGCCCGTACAAAAAAATCTACTTTAACTGGAAGAGCGGCAAATCCGAGAAGTGCATTTTCTGCTATCCGCGCATCGAAGCCGGTCAGCCGACCGTCTGTTCCGAAACCTGCGTGGGCCGTATTCGTTATCTCGGCGTGCTGCTGTATGACGCCGACGCCATTGAGCAGGCGGCGGGCACCGAGAATGAGAAAGATCTTTACGAGCGTCAGCTCAGCATCTTCCTCAATCCGAACGATCCGGCGGTGATTGCCCAGGCGCTGAAAGACGGCGTGCCGCAGAGCGTGATTGACGCCGCGCAGCAGTCGCCGGTGTACAAAATGGCGATGGACTGGAAGCTGGCGCTGCCGCTGCACCCGGAATACCGCACGCTGCCGATGGTCTGGTACGTGCCGCCTCTGTCACCGATTCAGTCCGCCGCTGACGCGGGCGAGCTGGGCAGCAACGGTATTCTGCCGGACGTGGACAGCCTGCGTATCCCGGTCGAATACCTGGCAAATATGCTGACCGCAGGCGACACCAAACCGGTGCTGCTGGCGCTGAAACGGATGCTGGCGATGCGTCACTATAAACGCGCAGAAACCGTGGACGGCAAGCTGGATACCCGTGCGCTGGAAGAGGTGGGGTTAAGCGAAGCCCAGGCGCAGGAGATGTACCGCTACCTGGCGATTGCCAACTACGAAGATCGCTTTGTGATCCCGAGCAGCCATCGTGAACTGGCGCGCGACGCTTTCCCGGAGAAAAGCGGCTGCGGCTTCACCTTCGGTGACGGCTGCCACGGTTCCGACAGCAAATTTAACCTGTTTAACAGCCGTCGCATCGATGCCATTGATGTGACCACCAGAACGGAGCCGCACCAATGA
- a CDS encoding DUF1883 domain-containing protein codes for MALVKASLKLFGGDTVVIRCSERCHIHLMSAKERTQDLQSDILSVQDRENAYLTVPYSGTWNVLIDSHSQSLEHSISYVAA; via the coding sequence ATGGCACTGGTGAAAGCAAGTTTAAAATTGTTTGGTGGCGATACGGTGGTCATTCGTTGTTCCGAACGTTGTCATATTCATTTAATGAGCGCGAAAGAACGCACTCAGGATCTGCAATCGGATATTCTTAGCGTGCAGGATCGTGAAAACGCTTATCTGACCGTACCGTACAGCGGAACCTGGAACGTCCTGATCGATAGCCACAGCCAGTCGCTGGAACACTCTATCAGTTACGTCGCAGCGTAA
- the kdsA gene encoding 3-deoxy-8-phosphooctulonate synthase, protein MKQKVVSIGDINVANDLPFVLFGGMNVLESRDLAMRICEHYVTVTQKLGIPYVFKASFDKANRSSINSYRGPGLEEGMKIFQELKQTFGVKIITDVHEASQAQPVADVVDVIQLPAFLARQTDLVEAMAKTGAVINVKKPQFVSPGQMGNIVDKFIEGGNDQVILCDRGANFGYDNLVVDMLGFGVMKKVSNNSPVIFDVTHALQCRDPFGAASGGRRGQVAELARAGMAVGLAGLFIEAHPDPANAKCDGPSALPLDKLEPFLRQMKAIDDLVKGFDELDTSN, encoded by the coding sequence ATGAAACAAAAAGTGGTTAGCATTGGCGATATCAACGTCGCAAACGACCTGCCGTTCGTGCTGTTTGGCGGGATGAACGTTCTTGAATCGCGCGATCTGGCGATGCGTATCTGTGAACACTACGTAACCGTGACGCAGAAACTGGGCATCCCTTATGTGTTCAAAGCCTCTTTTGATAAAGCCAATCGTTCCTCTATTAATTCTTACCGTGGTCCCGGCCTTGAAGAAGGCATGAAGATTTTTCAGGAACTGAAGCAGACCTTCGGCGTGAAAATCATTACTGACGTGCACGAAGCCAGCCAGGCGCAGCCGGTTGCCGATGTGGTTGACGTGATCCAACTGCCTGCGTTCCTTGCTCGCCAGACCGATCTGGTGGAAGCGATGGCGAAAACTGGCGCAGTAATCAACGTGAAAAAACCGCAGTTCGTCAGCCCGGGGCAGATGGGCAATATCGTCGACAAATTTATTGAAGGCGGTAACGACCAGGTGATCCTCTGTGACCGTGGAGCGAACTTCGGTTACGACAACCTTGTTGTGGATATGCTCGGCTTCGGCGTGATGAAGAAAGTGTCTAACAACTCACCGGTGATTTTCGACGTGACCCATGCGCTTCAGTGCCGCGACCCGTTTGGCGCAGCGTCTGGTGGCCGTCGTGGTCAGGTGGCCGAACTGGCTCGTGCCGGGATGGCGGTCGGTCTGGCCGGTCTGTTTATTGAAGCGCACCCGGATCCAGCCAATGCGAAATGCGATGGCCCGTCCGCGCTGCCGCTGGATAAGCTGGAGCCGTTCCTCAGGCAAATGAAAGCGATTGACGATCTGGTGAAAGGTTTTGATGAGCTGGATACCAGCAACTAA
- a CDS encoding DDE-type integrase/transposase/recombinase yields the protein MPWTETRPMQRLDFIRACHAGTDSFSALCRLFGISRKTGYKWLERFDPSDLSSLSDRSRAPHSHSRTVPDDIVGHLTALRQKHPDWGPKKLRMWLLNHHVDFAVPAASTIGDILKRKGLVPDKKKKRRTPGNRQPLTTISENNQVWSADFKGKFRLLSGEYCHPFTLTDNHSRYLLSCRGTHRESESFVRACLTDAFLEYGLPEVLRTDNGQPFAGTGIAGLSRLAVWLIKLGIRPERIRKGHPEENGRHERMHRSLKSAVKYGNTFMTMEEQQRWFSDYREEFNYERPHEALAGATPGTVWQPSGRHWDGRVPEYTYPAEGMVYRVKSRGTLYMGKKGTVFLSEALTDEYIMMKEQDDGLEAIIFNGITLAYYDRKTQSMIRID from the coding sequence ATGCCCTGGACTGAGACCCGACCTATGCAACGCCTTGATTTCATCCGTGCCTGCCATGCAGGTACGGATTCCTTCTCCGCTCTTTGCCGTCTTTTTGGCATCAGCCGAAAAACCGGTTACAAATGGCTTGAGCGTTTTGACCCTTCTGACCTGTCATCTCTCTCCGACCGGTCGCGCGCTCCCCATTCCCACTCCCGGACGGTTCCGGATGATATCGTCGGACATCTCACTGCCCTGCGGCAAAAACACCCTGACTGGGGGCCTAAAAAACTGCGGATGTGGTTACTCAATCATCATGTCGATTTTGCCGTACCTGCTGCCAGTACTATCGGCGATATCCTTAAGCGTAAAGGCCTGGTCCCGGATAAAAAGAAAAAACGCAGAACGCCGGGTAATCGCCAGCCCCTGACCACCATCAGTGAGAACAATCAGGTCTGGAGTGCTGATTTTAAAGGTAAGTTCAGGTTGCTGAGCGGAGAATACTGCCATCCCTTCACCCTGACCGACAATCACAGCCGGTATCTGCTGAGCTGCCGGGGAACACACCGGGAGAGTGAGTCCTTTGTCAGAGCGTGCCTGACCGATGCGTTCCTGGAATATGGTCTGCCGGAAGTGCTCAGAACCGATAACGGTCAGCCCTTCGCGGGAACAGGTATAGCCGGATTAAGTCGCCTTGCCGTCTGGCTAATCAAGCTGGGTATCAGACCGGAACGCATCAGAAAGGGTCATCCGGAAGAAAATGGCCGCCATGAACGAATGCACCGTTCCCTGAAAAGTGCGGTGAAATACGGTAACACCTTCATGACGATGGAAGAACAACAGCGGTGGTTCAGTGATTACAGGGAGGAGTTTAACTATGAAAGACCGCATGAAGCACTGGCGGGCGCAACGCCCGGAACGGTGTGGCAGCCCTCGGGTCGACACTGGGATGGCAGGGTTCCTGAATACACTTATCCGGCAGAAGGAATGGTCTACAGGGTGAAATCGAGGGGAACACTTTATATGGGTAAAAAGGGGACGGTGTTCCTGAGTGAAGCGTTGACGGATGAGTACATTATGATGAAAGAACAGGATGATGGCCTGGAGGCCATCATCTTTAATGGAATAACGCTTGCGTACTATGATCGAAAAACCCAGAGTATGATCCGGATAGACTAA
- a CDS encoding gamma-glutamylcyclotransferase, which produces MLTRDFLLNADCKTAFGVIEESLLWSAEQRASSLAATLACRPDDGPVWIFGYGSLMWNPALEFSESATATLPGWHRAFCLRLTAGRGTACQPGRMLALKEGGRTTGVAYRLRDDVLQDELTLLWKREMITGCYLPTWCQLALDDGRTVNALVFIMDPRHPLYESDTRAQTIAPLIAAASGPLGTNAQYLFSLEEELIKLGMHDDCLNELVGKVRTLLGGARLSGLA; this is translated from the coding sequence GTGTTAACCCGTGATTTCCTGCTGAACGCAGATTGTAAAACGGCATTTGGCGTGATTGAGGAATCGCTGTTGTGGAGTGCGGAACAGCGGGCATCATCGCTGGCGGCGACGCTGGCCTGTCGGCCCGATGACGGCCCGGTATGGATTTTCGGCTACGGTTCGCTGATGTGGAATCCGGCGCTTGAGTTTTCCGAGTCCGCGACGGCCACTCTGCCGGGATGGCATCGCGCCTTTTGCCTGCGGTTAACGGCCGGACGCGGCACCGCCTGCCAGCCTGGCCGGATGCTTGCACTGAAAGAGGGCGGACGCACCACCGGCGTCGCTTATCGTCTGCGTGATGACGTCCTGCAGGACGAACTCACCCTGCTATGGAAGCGGGAGATGATCACCGGCTGTTATCTGCCCACCTGGTGCCAGCTTGCGCTGGACGATGGTCGTACGGTCAACGCGCTGGTCTTCATCATGGACCCGCGTCATCCGCTTTATGAATCCGATACCCGCGCGCAGACCATTGCGCCACTGATTGCGGCAGCCAGCGGTCCGCTGGGCACTAACGCCCAGTATCTTTTTTCTCTGGAAGAAGAGCTGATCAAACTGGGTATGCACGATGATTGTCTGAACGAGCTGGTAGGGAAGGTGCGCACGCTGCTGGGCGGTGCGCGGCTGTCAGGGCTGGCCTGA
- the chaB gene encoding putative cation transport regulator ChaB, with product MPYKNKSDLPDNVTNVLPAHAQEIYKEAFNSAWDQYKDKEDRRGDATREETAHRVAWAAVKNDYEKGDDDKWHKKK from the coding sequence ATGCCGTACAAAAACAAAAGCGATCTGCCCGATAACGTTACCAACGTCCTGCCCGCCCACGCGCAGGAGATCTACAAAGAGGCCTTCAATAGCGCCTGGGATCAATATAAGGATAAAGAAGACCGGCGAGGGGATGCCACTCGGGAAGAGACTGCCCACCGCGTTGCATGGGCAGCGGTGAAAAATGACTACGAGAAAGGCGATGACGATAAGTGGCATAAGAAAAAGTAG
- a CDS encoding DsrE/DsrF/TusD sulfur relay family protein: MQRLVIIANGAAYGSESLFNSLRLAIALREQQSDLDLRLFLMSDAVTAGLRGQKPAEGYNIQQMLEILTAQNVPVKLCKTCTDGRGITALPLIDGVEIGTLVELANWTLEADKVLTF; encoded by the coding sequence ATGCAACGCCTTGTGATTATCGCTAACGGAGCGGCTTACGGCAGCGAGTCGCTGTTTAATAGTCTGCGGCTGGCCATTGCCCTGCGTGAGCAACAGTCAGATCTGGATCTACGCCTGTTCCTGATGTCCGATGCCGTAACCGCAGGCCTGCGCGGACAAAAACCCGCGGAAGGCTATAACATTCAGCAAATGCTGGAAATTCTCACTGCGCAGAACGTGCCGGTCAAACTGTGTAAAACCTGTACCGATGGCCGTGGAATAACGGCCCTGCCACTGATTGACGGCGTGGAAATCGGCACCCTTGTCGAGCTGGCAAACTGGACGCTGGAAGCCGACAAAGTATTAACCTTTTAA
- the chaA gene encoding sodium-potassium/proton antiporter ChaA, which translates to MPHASEAVKTRHKETSLIFPVLALAVLLLWGNSQSLPAVIGINALALVGILASAFSVVRHADVLAHRLGEPFGSLILSLSVVILEVSLISALMATGDAAPTLMRDTLYSIIMIVTGGLVGFALLLGGRKFATQYVNLFGIKQYLIALFPLAIIVLVFPMALPGGNFTTSQALLVALISAGMYGVFLLIQTKTHQSLFVYEHEDEGDDDDPHHGKPSAHSSLWHTVWLIVHLIAVIAVTKMNAHPLEALLTELNAPVAFTGFLVALLILSPEGLGAMKAVLNNQVQRAMNLFFGSVLATISLTVPVVTLIAYLTDNTLVFALGAPEMVVMLASLMLCQLSFSTGRTNVLNGAAHLALFIAYLMTIFA; encoded by the coding sequence ATGCCTCACGCCTCAGAGGCGGTTAAAACCCGCCACAAGGAGACCTCGCTTATTTTCCCGGTGCTCGCCCTGGCCGTGCTGCTGTTATGGGGAAACAGTCAGTCACTGCCAGCGGTTATCGGGATTAATGCGCTGGCATTAGTCGGTATTCTGGCCAGCGCGTTTAGCGTCGTTCGACATGCAGATGTGCTTGCCCATCGCCTGGGCGAACCCTTTGGTTCTCTTATTTTAAGCCTTTCAGTTGTTATTCTTGAAGTCAGCCTTATTTCTGCATTAATGGCCACCGGCGACGCCGCGCCGACGTTAATGCGCGATACGCTTTATTCCATCATTATGATTGTGACCGGCGGGCTGGTCGGGTTCGCCCTTCTGCTGGGCGGGCGCAAATTTGCCACCCAATATGTCAACCTGTTCGGCATTAAGCAGTATTTGATCGCCCTGTTTCCGCTGGCGATTATTGTGCTGGTATTTCCGATGGCGCTTCCCGGCGGCAACTTTACGACCTCACAGGCGCTGCTGGTGGCGCTAATTTCCGCAGGCATGTACGGCGTATTTCTGTTGATTCAGACTAAAACGCACCAGAGTTTGTTTGTTTATGAGCACGAGGATGAGGGTGACGATGACGACCCGCATCACGGTAAGCCGTCTGCACACAGTAGCCTCTGGCATACCGTTTGGCTGATCGTGCATCTGATTGCGGTGATTGCCGTGACCAAAATGAACGCTCACCCGCTGGAGGCGCTGTTAACCGAGCTGAATGCGCCGGTAGCCTTTACCGGTTTCCTGGTCGCGCTGTTGATCCTGTCACCGGAAGGTCTTGGGGCGATGAAAGCGGTGCTGAATAATCAGGTACAGCGCGCGATGAACCTTTTCTTCGGCTCGGTGCTGGCGACGATTTCCCTGACCGTGCCGGTGGTAACGCTGATTGCTTACCTGACGGACAATACGCTGGTCTTTGCATTGGGCGCGCCGGAAATGGTCGTTATGCTCGCGTCCCTGATGCTATGCCAGCTCTCCTTCTCGACCGGGCGTACCAATGTCCTGAACGGCGCGGCGCATCTGGCGTTATTTATCGCCTATTTGATGACGATCTTTGCCTGA
- a CDS encoding YbhB/YbcL family Raf kinase inhibitor-like protein: MLTTLKPLLCGALLIYAGGAAADSLFMLQSPAFADNGMMDKKFAGNAKDNPNCTGENNSPPLVWSNLPQETKSLALIVHDPEGAKGLGVTHLVAYNIPASAAGFTANALRDGKGFTGGKNTPGNNRWHGPCPPPGSGAHHYTFTLIATSLAPDLPEGLTREQLFDKLKGKTLAAAGLIGRFGQ; this comes from the coding sequence ATGCTAACGACGCTGAAACCTTTATTGTGCGGCGCATTACTGATCTACGCGGGCGGCGCTGCGGCCGATTCGCTTTTTATGCTGCAATCTCCCGCCTTCGCCGACAACGGGATGATGGATAAAAAATTTGCCGGCAATGCCAAAGATAATCCTAACTGTACCGGTGAAAACAACTCTCCGCCGCTGGTGTGGAGCAATTTACCGCAGGAAACGAAAAGCCTGGCGCTGATTGTTCACGATCCTGAAGGCGCAAAGGGATTAGGAGTGACGCATCTGGTGGCGTATAACATTCCCGCCTCGGCGGCCGGGTTTACGGCTAACGCGCTGCGCGACGGCAAAGGCTTTACCGGGGGTAAAAATACGCCGGGCAACAATCGCTGGCACGGCCCCTGCCCGCCCCCCGGCAGCGGCGCGCATCATTATACATTTACCCTTATCGCCACATCCCTCGCCCCCGACCTTCCGGAGGGATTAACCCGCGAACAGCTTTTCGACAAGTTGAAAGGTAAAACGCTGGCCGCCGCCGGATTAATCGGGCGCTTCGGACAGTAG